A region of Chlamydiales bacterium STE3 DNA encodes the following proteins:
- a CDS encoding hypothetical protein (Product derived from UniProtKB/Swiss-Prot:O32960;Epimerase family protein ML0860) has translation MRILIAGAHGLVGSALVPFLKAQGHQVISLTRKKNEGGIFWDPDEGVLSKDALENFDVVINLAGENISSGRWTEAKKKKILESRIKSTHLLVQTLKGLKNPPQKLLNASAVGYYGIESYGAVSENAPNGSGFLAKVCQEWEHAALPAQQAGIKTVFMRFGIVLSARGGALAKMLTPFKLGLGGTLGSGKQWMSWIAIDDLVEAIFFVLNHPELEGAINFVSPEPVTNKEFTKALGATLNRPTFFPLPAWVAKLVWGEMAEELLLSGVKASPHQLEKSHYSFLYPNLSEALKHLIK, from the coding sequence GGGCACCAAGTCATCTCTTTAACCAGAAAGAAAAATGAGGGGGGTATCTTTTGGGATCCTGATGAAGGAGTTCTTTCCAAAGATGCCCTTGAAAACTTTGATGTCGTAATCAATCTTGCTGGAGAAAATATTTCCTCAGGAAGATGGACAGAAGCAAAAAAAAAGAAAATCTTAGAGAGCCGGATTAAATCAACCCATTTACTGGTACAAACATTAAAAGGATTAAAAAATCCTCCTCAAAAACTCCTCAATGCTTCTGCTGTTGGATATTATGGGATAGAATCCTATGGCGCAGTTAGTGAAAACGCTCCTAATGGCTCTGGTTTTTTAGCTAAAGTTTGTCAAGAATGGGAACATGCTGCTCTTCCAGCTCAGCAAGCAGGTATCAAAACTGTTTTTATGCGCTTTGGCATCGTTTTAAGTGCTAGGGGAGGGGCGTTAGCTAAAATGTTGACTCCTTTCAAGTTAGGTTTAGGGGGGACCCTCGGCTCAGGTAAGCAATGGATGAGTTGGATTGCAATTGACGATTTAGTTGAAGCCATTTTCTTCGTCCTCAACCATCCAGAGCTAGAGGGAGCTATCAACTTCGTTTCTCCTGAACCTGTGACGAATAAAGAATTTACAAAAGCGCTTGGTGCTACCTTAAATCGCCCTACTTTTTTCCCCTTGCCGGCATGGGTTGCAAAATTAGTATGGGGAGAAATGGCAGAAGAGCTGCTTTTATCTGGAGTAAAAGCCTCTCCTCACCAGCTAGAAAAAAGTCACTATTCATTTCTCTATCCAAACTTGAGCGAGGCTTTAAAGCATCTTATTAAGTAG
- a CDS encoding Uncharacterized protein (Product derived from UniProtKB/Trembl:F8L0N2) has protein sequence MKRLCPIIFVLFSIALPLFAEITDDSTVQKTWLQGQDENTPYHLKFTFDSTAKANLKRKSHGKVQYAEADLEGSMVFYHDECNSDSAYALAGYEYTRINWRRNPYFKQDEFNTLSLGIGASSKRMYDWLWLAEIRANFDVNHFKFSKYVTWDLYAWGRYTYSPGVNIHLGFLAFTGMKFDRVCPIVGFDWHINEKWKLNAVFPVDISLQYFLDDNWSISFAAKAILSRHRTGPNERLSRAVVVYTSGGLELGIDYLACDGRFSLNAHVGEMLGGRLKITNQHYHHKKQHRFRSCPYVGGELAYRF, from the coding sequence GTGAAAAGACTTTGCCCTATTATATTTGTACTATTTTCTATCGCTCTTCCTCTATTTGCTGAGATAACAGACGATAGCACCGTTCAAAAGACATGGCTCCAAGGCCAGGATGAAAACACACCTTACCATTTGAAATTTACTTTCGACTCGACAGCTAAAGCTAACTTGAAGCGTAAAAGTCATGGAAAAGTTCAGTATGCTGAAGCCGATCTTGAAGGCAGCATGGTATTCTACCATGATGAATGCAATTCTGATTCCGCTTACGCGCTAGCAGGTTATGAGTACACCAGAATTAACTGGAGAAGAAATCCTTATTTTAAGCAGGATGAATTTAATACTCTATCTTTGGGTATTGGAGCATCGTCTAAAAGAATGTACGATTGGCTATGGTTGGCCGAAATTAGAGCCAACTTTGATGTGAACCATTTTAAATTTAGCAAGTATGTTACTTGGGATCTTTATGCCTGGGGACGTTATACTTACTCACCTGGCGTCAACATTCACTTAGGTTTTCTTGCTTTTACAGGGATGAAGTTCGATCGCGTCTGCCCTATCGTTGGTTTTGACTGGCATATTAATGAAAAGTGGAAACTTAATGCAGTTTTCCCAGTAGATATATCTCTTCAATATTTCTTAGACGACAACTGGTCGATTTCTTTTGCGGCGAAAGCGATTCTCTCTCGTCACCGTACTGGACCTAACGAAAGATTATCTAGAGCCGTTGTTGTCTATACCTCTGGCGGGTTAGAATTGGGAATCGATTATCTCGCTTGCGATGGTCGTTTTTCACTCAATGCTCACGTTGGCGAAATGCTAGGTGGGAGATTGAAAATCACAAATCAACATTACCACCATAAAAAGCAGCATCGTTTCAGATCATGCCCCTATGTTGGTGGTGAACTCGCTTATCGCTTCTAG
- a CDS encoding putative cadmium-transporting ATPase (Product derived from UniProtKB/Swiss-Prot:P20021;Gene name derived from UniProtKB/Swiss-Prot:P20021;EC number derived from UniProtKB/Swiss-Prot:P20021) — MTTVSASEQLSKLKWLVFSTLIVMGLEVLSFWKISLPPAFGALFYGTLICVIGWETLQKGFQALLHLNFKSINLLMLIAVAGAFYLGDYEEAAVVIVLFSLAEHLEESGISKSKSALNILLNQMPKKILLKDSNQLVDVESVKVSEIIRVKPGQMIPLDGKVIGGASFVDESTITGEPIPQDKRPGDMVYAGTLNNQGYIDVLVSKEFQNTALAKIRQMTFQSSQYKAETQRFIEHFSSYYTPAILVLALFWMSALPLIFARPFQESFYQALNLLVIACPCALVISTPIAIFSAIGSASKRGVLIKGGKFLEALGRLSALALDKTRTLTKGKPFVSEIIPLGKKSREGLLACAAGIEKLSEHPLAASIVEAAEKENLALHSVENFESFVGKGAKADCLVCYDRHHCIGKLQFIMEEHGVPQAVLDSIEELQNQGKSVIVVSTNHSIEGLIALEDELRPDSKKLIDALKELHVHPVMLTGDHKISANVIAEKLGIKDVRSELLPEEKGVSIQELLTKYQVVGMVGDGVNDGPALALSSVGISMAELGSDTALEAASVVLLNDNLLLIPELIKLSRRTLTFIIFNTFFAVSVKIAVVILALLGMTNLAMAIFADVGVTLIVILNSLRLMRD; from the coding sequence ATGACCACCGTATCCGCATCAGAACAGCTGTCTAAGTTAAAGTGGTTAGTATTCTCAACTCTCATCGTCATGGGACTCGAAGTACTTTCTTTTTGGAAGATTTCCCTTCCCCCTGCCTTTGGTGCTCTATTTTATGGAACCCTCATCTGCGTTATTGGTTGGGAGACATTGCAAAAAGGCTTTCAAGCTCTGCTACATTTGAATTTCAAAAGCATTAACCTTTTAATGCTCATTGCAGTTGCTGGAGCCTTTTATCTTGGAGATTATGAGGAGGCAGCTGTTGTCATTGTTCTTTTTTCTTTGGCAGAACATTTAGAAGAAAGCGGCATTAGCAAAAGTAAATCAGCCCTCAATATTTTGCTGAATCAAATGCCAAAAAAAATTCTTCTAAAGGATAGCAACCAATTGGTTGATGTGGAATCTGTCAAGGTTTCCGAAATAATCAGAGTTAAGCCTGGTCAAATGATTCCCTTAGATGGAAAGGTGATAGGGGGTGCCTCTTTTGTGGATGAATCGACAATTACTGGTGAGCCCATCCCTCAAGATAAACGCCCTGGAGACATGGTCTACGCCGGCACGCTAAATAATCAAGGTTATATTGATGTACTGGTGTCGAAAGAATTTCAAAATACGGCCCTTGCCAAAATTCGCCAAATGACTTTTCAATCTTCACAATATAAAGCGGAAACTCAACGTTTCATAGAACATTTTTCAAGCTATTACACACCGGCAATCTTAGTTCTAGCGCTTTTCTGGATGAGCGCGCTTCCTCTTATTTTTGCTCGTCCCTTTCAAGAAAGTTTTTACCAAGCTTTAAATCTCCTCGTCATTGCTTGTCCTTGTGCTTTAGTGATCTCGACGCCAATTGCAATTTTTTCCGCTATTGGTAGTGCTTCAAAGAGAGGTGTTCTCATTAAAGGAGGCAAATTTTTAGAAGCATTAGGACGCCTTAGCGCTCTTGCTCTCGATAAAACGCGCACTCTTACAAAAGGAAAACCTTTTGTTTCAGAGATCATTCCTTTGGGAAAGAAATCAAGAGAAGGCCTTTTGGCCTGTGCTGCTGGGATTGAAAAGCTTTCCGAGCATCCTCTAGCAGCTAGCATCGTTGAGGCTGCGGAAAAGGAAAATTTGGCTTTACACTCGGTTGAAAATTTTGAAAGCTTTGTGGGTAAAGGAGCTAAAGCCGATTGTCTTGTCTGTTATGACAGACACCACTGTATTGGTAAATTACAATTTATTATGGAAGAGCATGGAGTGCCTCAAGCTGTTCTTGACTCTATTGAAGAGCTGCAAAATCAAGGTAAATCTGTTATTGTTGTCAGTACCAACCACTCCATCGAGGGACTCATAGCTCTTGAGGATGAACTCAGGCCCGACAGCAAAAAACTCATTGATGCGCTAAAGGAACTTCATGTCCATCCTGTGATGTTGACTGGCGATCATAAAATTTCGGCAAATGTGATTGCCGAGAAGCTGGGTATTAAGGATGTGCGTTCCGAATTACTTCCTGAAGAAAAGGGGGTGAGTATTCAAGAGCTATTAACGAAATACCAAGTTGTAGGGATGGTTGGCGATGGTGTGAACGATGGCCCCGCCCTTGCTTTATCCTCAGTAGGCATTTCTATGGCGGAGTTGGGGAGCGATACAGCATTAGAAGCGGCGTCTGTTGTCTTGTTAAATGATAACCTTTTGCTTATTCCAGAGCTCATCAAGCTCTCTCGCAGAACCTTGACTTTCATCATATTTAATACATTTTTTGCTGTATCGGTAAAAATTGCTGTGGTGATTTTAGCGCTGCTGGGAATGACGAATTTAGCAATGGCTATTTTTGCAGATGTAGGTGTTACTCTAATAGTGATTTTAAATAGCTTGCGTTTGATGCGCGATTAG
- a CDS encoding DNA repair protein RecN (Product derived from UniProtKB/Swiss-Prot:P17894;Gene name derived from UniProtKB/Swiss-Prot:P17894) translates to MIKFLKIHSLILIESMEISFAEGFNVLSGETGSGKSAIMEGLKTLFGNRGDASLVRHGCEKATVEAILDIHSRPDIQKLLQESGIDLDGEELVLKREISINGKNRTFINHQPVQVSLLKRLGSFLFNLVGQHANQMLFSVEEHRQLVDDFAGCSQEVSQFAESWKEEQELRNALQEWQQNEAKRLREVEICKMEISEFEEADLKEGEEEELFHEYSLLSSSEERMQKASEIYQCLTSEKMGLIHLKKQKYNLEQLSKLDEKTSECLKGFSQGICELEEVAHQLRSYLSRQESNPTRLQWVSDRLNTLNKIQKKYGPTLPEVLNYFKLKQQQLESLESSDTHFDALTERLDCLKKHNAVLLERISHQRHQAAALLQEKVTQEIKQLNMLKAEFFISLEKQEINSSGQERIEFFIQPNPGEKAFSIREGASGGELARILLALKTVLAGKEARSILIFDEIDANIGGATASLIGEKLKNLGKVHQVICITHFPQVALFADHHLRIYKKEQDERTVAFVEVLNSISLKDEIARMQGSCN, encoded by the coding sequence ATGATTAAATTCTTAAAAATTCATTCTTTGATTCTTATCGAGTCTATGGAAATTTCTTTTGCGGAAGGCTTTAATGTTCTTTCCGGGGAAACGGGATCGGGTAAATCAGCCATTATGGAGGGCCTAAAAACTCTTTTTGGCAATCGAGGTGACGCTTCTTTGGTCCGTCATGGATGCGAAAAAGCTACGGTGGAGGCCATACTCGATATCCATTCAAGACCGGACATTCAAAAGCTTTTACAAGAATCTGGCATAGACCTGGATGGGGAAGAGCTAGTTCTAAAAAGAGAAATTTCCATTAATGGGAAAAACCGAACTTTCATCAACCACCAACCCGTACAGGTTTCTCTACTAAAAAGGCTTGGCTCTTTTTTATTTAACTTAGTGGGCCAACATGCTAATCAAATGCTCTTTTCTGTCGAGGAGCATCGGCAGCTTGTGGATGATTTTGCTGGCTGTAGCCAAGAAGTAAGCCAATTTGCTGAATCTTGGAAAGAGGAGCAGGAATTGCGCAACGCGTTGCAAGAATGGCAACAAAATGAAGCAAAAAGACTTCGAGAAGTCGAAATTTGTAAAATGGAGATTAGCGAATTTGAAGAAGCTGATCTCAAAGAGGGCGAGGAAGAGGAGCTTTTTCATGAGTACTCCCTGCTCTCCTCTTCTGAAGAGCGTATGCAAAAGGCGAGCGAAATTTATCAATGCCTAACTTCAGAAAAAATGGGGCTCATTCATTTAAAAAAACAGAAATACAATCTTGAGCAGCTATCTAAGCTGGATGAAAAGACCTCAGAATGCCTTAAAGGATTCTCACAAGGAATTTGCGAACTGGAGGAAGTTGCTCACCAGCTTCGCTCTTATCTCAGCCGGCAAGAATCCAACCCAACAAGACTCCAGTGGGTTAGTGATCGTCTTAACACATTGAATAAAATTCAAAAAAAATATGGCCCTACTTTACCCGAAGTTCTGAACTATTTTAAATTAAAGCAGCAGCAACTTGAATCGCTTGAAAGCAGCGACACCCATTTTGATGCCTTAACAGAAAGATTAGACTGCTTAAAAAAACACAACGCTGTCCTTCTTGAGCGCATTTCTCATCAACGGCATCAAGCTGCAGCCCTCCTGCAGGAAAAAGTCACCCAAGAAATAAAACAACTTAATATGTTAAAGGCAGAGTTCTTTATCTCCTTGGAAAAACAAGAAATCAATAGCAGTGGCCAAGAAAGGATTGAGTTTTTTATTCAACCCAACCCAGGAGAAAAAGCATTTTCCATTCGAGAGGGGGCAAGTGGAGGAGAGTTAGCGCGTATTTTACTTGCTCTTAAAACGGTTTTAGCCGGCAAAGAAGCGAGATCTATCCTTATTTTTGATGAAATTGATGCTAATATAGGGGGAGCAACAGCCTCCTTAATTGGGGAAAAACTCAAGAATCTAGGTAAAGTCCATCAAGTCATTTGCATTACCCACTTCCCTCAAGTGGCCCTATTTGCAGATCATCACCTTCGCATTTACAAAAAAGAGCAAGATGAGCGGACTGTCGCTTTTGTTGAAGTGCTCAATTCTATATCCCTAAAAGATGAAATTGCCAGAATGCAGGGCAGCTGCAATTAA
- a CDS encoding hypothetical protein (Product derived from UniProtKB/Trembl:Q6MDE7), translating to MKSNTLVIMTIAVVIGAFTLIFLNLSPFFSASEKNTYIAMNNVRGAAVIYKQKPYTLNFEQQTKLIDIMNRAVLVKKSDYAKEKKTFSFDEILIYPFAGSPIELKPIDAVERNIVFSVPLWSQDYYLMELSAGSLQDLIDSTHD from the coding sequence ATGAAAAGCAATACCCTTGTTATAATGACCATTGCGGTTGTGATTGGAGCATTCACTCTTATCTTTTTAAATCTCTCTCCTTTTTTTTCAGCTTCTGAAAAAAACACCTATATTGCTATGAACAATGTCCGTGGGGCGGCAGTAATTTACAAGCAAAAACCCTACACGTTAAATTTTGAGCAGCAAACAAAACTGATTGATATCATGAATCGGGCTGTTTTGGTAAAGAAAAGCGATTATGCCAAGGAGAAGAAAACTTTTAGCTTTGATGAAATACTCATTTATCCGTTTGCGGGAAGTCCAATTGAATTAAAGCCTATCGACGCGGTGGAGCGCAATATTGTTTTTTCCGTTCCTCTCTGGAGTCAAGACTATTATTTAATGGAATTGAGTGCAGGCTCCCTACAGGACTTAATAGACTCTACTCATGATTAA
- a CDS encoding Ribonuclease HIII (Product derived from UniProtKB/Swiss-Prot:Q6MDE6;Gene name derived from UniProtKB/Swiss-Prot:Q6MDE6;EC number derived from UniProtKB/Swiss-Prot:Q6MDE6) — protein sequence MSKPSSFVAQIDPGLATKLRHDLESQGFIFSIPPYTHFSATKKGIACTLYTSGKLVVQGKEMASFIEFYLEPEILKAFSYSYPLTQIDKLPRIGVDESGKGDFFGPLCVAGVYASEEKVSLLKELGVKDSKNLKDLAIHKIALKIRENFVYHIVKVNPLKYNQLYEQFRNLNRLLAWGHATIIETLVARTSCDKVIIDQFASEYVVIDALKRKKIFLNLTQRHRAEEDLVVAAASILARDAFLQGLNALSEKYHITLPKGASSQVISAGVKFAREHGQQELENVGKKHFKTLDVILAKARE from the coding sequence ATGAGCAAACCTTCTAGTTTTGTTGCACAAATTGACCCGGGACTCGCAACTAAACTGCGCCATGACCTAGAATCCCAAGGATTTATTTTCTCAATCCCCCCCTATACTCACTTTAGTGCCACCAAAAAGGGCATTGCCTGCACTCTCTATACATCGGGAAAACTTGTCGTTCAAGGCAAAGAGATGGCTTCATTTATTGAATTTTATTTAGAACCCGAAATTCTAAAAGCCTTTAGCTATTCTTATCCACTAACACAAATCGACAAGCTCCCTCGCATCGGGGTGGATGAATCGGGAAAAGGGGATTTTTTTGGACCTTTATGCGTTGCAGGGGTCTATGCCTCGGAGGAAAAGGTGAGCTTATTAAAAGAGCTTGGCGTGAAGGATTCGAAAAATTTGAAAGATTTAGCCATTCATAAAATAGCCCTCAAAATTCGCGAAAATTTTGTCTACCATATCGTTAAAGTTAACCCTTTAAAATACAACCAACTCTATGAGCAATTTCGCAATTTGAATCGTCTACTTGCGTGGGGCCATGCGACGATTATTGAAACTCTTGTCGCAAGAACCAGTTGCGATAAAGTAATTATTGACCAGTTTGCCAGCGAATATGTCGTCATTGATGCATTAAAAAGAAAAAAAATCTTCCTCAATCTTACCCAACGTCACCGCGCCGAAGAGGATCTTGTTGTTGCAGCAGCTTCAATCCTCGCTCGAGATGCCTTTTTGCAAGGATTAAATGCTTTAAGTGAAAAATATCACATCACTCTTCCTAAAGGAGCTTCTTCCCAAGTGATTTCCGCAGGTGTAAAATTTGCTAGAGAGCATGGGCAGCAGGAGCTAGAAAATGTGGGCAAAAAACATTTCAAAACTCTTGACGTGATTTTGGCAAAAGCAAGAGAATAA
- a CDS encoding hypothetical protein (Product derived from UniProtKB/Trembl:Q6MDE5) has translation MNELVVDEMREISETFKKRRKEMNLSLKEVENATSIRMTYLQAIEDGELKKLISPVYAQGFLKQYAAFLGIDGEAIVREHPHLFNRKEQQEFAYGIGTLEMRGNPGAGAKWVPNFLWIVAFMGLFGLAWYLAKTFEVL, from the coding sequence ATGAATGAATTGGTTGTTGATGAAATGAGGGAAATAAGTGAGACGTTTAAGAAGCGCCGTAAGGAAATGAATCTTTCCCTGAAGGAAGTGGAAAACGCTACTTCCATCCGTATGACCTATCTACAAGCCATTGAAGATGGAGAGTTGAAAAAACTCATTTCTCCCGTTTATGCTCAAGGTTTTCTTAAGCAATACGCTGCCTTTCTTGGTATTGATGGTGAGGCAATTGTGCGTGAACATCCCCATCTTTTTAACCGCAAAGAGCAGCAAGAGTTTGCTTATGGAATTGGCACCCTAGAAATGCGTGGCAATCCGGGGGCCGGGGCGAAATGGGTTCCCAACTTTCTCTGGATCGTTGCTTTCATGGGTCTTTTTGGTTTGGCATGGTATCTAGCAAAAACTTTTGAAGTACTTTGA
- a CDS encoding Uncharacterized protein (Product derived from UniProtKB/Trembl:A5V023), which produces MDRAIGFLRVFFTGLCMGAADLVPGISGGTIAFIMGIYEQLIHAIRSLNIKMLIARKIPFSFLFFLFSGMACSLLLFSHTIATLLKDSEHRPLLYAFFMGLIAASVCFLLGQIKNWSKNEVISLILGAMVAYLLSGQPLAYSEKVIIQDVWIHPWLIFSGAAAISAMLLPGISGSYLLMILGVYPISLEALTDFSSGLKNGLLDGAALVILANLMTGIVCGALLFSHVINWLLKHYHQMTLALLIGFMIGAVRTAWPFWEFTTVLHPFRPEKGMIPSMTRPILPDISTPLFWKALICALAGFLIVFAIDVFFREEAVMHTKKS; this is translated from the coding sequence ATGGATAGGGCGATAGGCTTTTTGCGTGTTTTTTTTACGGGACTTTGCATGGGGGCAGCCGACCTTGTCCCAGGGATTTCCGGTGGAACGATTGCTTTTATCATGGGTATCTACGAGCAACTTATTCATGCAATACGTTCCTTAAACATTAAAATGCTTATCGCTCGTAAAATTCCTTTCTCATTTCTTTTTTTCCTCTTTTCCGGAATGGCCTGTTCATTACTATTATTTTCGCATACCATTGCAACGCTTCTAAAGGATTCTGAGCACAGGCCATTACTCTATGCCTTTTTTATGGGATTAATTGCGGCTTCCGTTTGCTTTTTGCTCGGTCAGATTAAAAATTGGAGCAAAAACGAGGTTATTTCTCTCATCCTCGGCGCAATGGTCGCCTATTTGCTAAGTGGACAGCCTTTAGCATACTCGGAGAAAGTTATCATTCAAGATGTCTGGATTCATCCTTGGCTTATTTTCTCAGGTGCAGCAGCTATCTCGGCAATGCTCTTGCCTGGAATTTCTGGGAGCTACCTCCTGATGATTCTAGGTGTCTATCCTATTTCTCTTGAGGCATTAACAGATTTTTCAAGTGGATTAAAAAATGGTCTATTAGATGGAGCTGCCTTGGTTATTCTTGCTAATTTGATGACGGGAATTGTCTGCGGAGCTCTTCTTTTTTCTCATGTTATTAACTGGCTATTAAAGCATTACCATCAAATGACTTTGGCATTGCTTATTGGCTTTATGATCGGAGCGGTGCGCACCGCATGGCCTTTTTGGGAATTTACAACCGTTTTACACCCTTTTCGTCCTGAGAAAGGGATGATTCCTTCAATGACGCGGCCTATTCTTCCTGATATTAGCACTCCTCTTTTTTGGAAGGCATTAATCTGTGCGTTGGCTGGTTTTTTGATTGTTTTCGCAATCGATGTGTTTTTCAGGGAAGAAGCCGTAATGCACACGAAAAAGAGTTAG
- a CDS encoding tRNA pseudouridine synthase A 2 (Product derived from UniProtKB/Swiss-Prot:Q6MDE3;Gene name derived from UniProtKB/Swiss-Prot:Q6MDE3;EC number derived from UniProtKB/Swiss-Prot:Q6MDE3), with amino-acid sequence MTSLSNIRLTLVYDGTNYLGWQKTPLGPSIEEAIQKTLQRILQHEITLQAASRTDAGVHALGQVVNFFTSKTLEDVSKFKLSINALLPKDIRITMVEVAENDFHPTLDSNGKTYHYEICQGSVQLPQHRLYSWHVPKHLDIKQMKEASKQLIGKHDFSAFCNAKKNEVYQNKIRQVERIDFVQLENNRLKIAIFGRHFLYKMARNIVGTLVYVGLGKISVSQIPLILDGKDRTKAGMSAPAHGLTLFRVHYGFFPEKHIDCENNQKTSQRTD; translated from the coding sequence GTGACCTCCCTATCTAACATTCGCCTCACTTTAGTCTATGATGGGACAAACTACTTAGGTTGGCAAAAAACCCCGTTAGGTCCCAGTATCGAAGAGGCAATACAGAAGACCCTGCAACGCATTTTACAACATGAAATTACTCTTCAAGCAGCTAGCAGAACAGACGCTGGCGTTCATGCGCTCGGCCAAGTCGTTAACTTTTTTACATCAAAGACTTTAGAGGATGTTTCAAAATTTAAACTCAGCATAAATGCTCTGCTACCTAAGGATATACGCATCACGATGGTAGAGGTCGCAGAAAACGATTTCCATCCAACGCTAGATTCAAATGGGAAAACATACCACTACGAAATCTGCCAGGGAAGCGTTCAACTTCCGCAGCACCGTCTTTACTCTTGGCACGTCCCAAAGCACCTAGATATTAAACAAATGAAAGAAGCCTCTAAGCAGCTTATTGGTAAGCATGACTTTTCCGCTTTTTGCAATGCTAAAAAAAATGAAGTCTACCAAAATAAAATCCGTCAGGTAGAGAGAATTGATTTTGTCCAGCTAGAAAATAACCGCTTAAAAATCGCTATTTTTGGACGCCATTTTCTCTACAAAATGGCCCGAAATATTGTAGGGACTTTAGTTTACGTAGGACTTGGAAAAATTTCTGTCAGCCAAATCCCGCTTATTTTAGATGGGAAAGACCGCACTAAGGCAGGAATGAGTGCACCAGCACATGGACTAACTCTTTTTCGTGTGCATTACGGCTTCTTCCCTGAAAAACACATCGATTGCGAAAACAATCAAAAAACCAGCCAACGCACAGATTAA